AATTCAAATCGGAGAATATCGGTTGAATTCCTCAATGTCCATCGAAAAAATCTCGAAACTTATTACGAATACACAATGAAAATGCACCTATCTCTGGAAGTAAATGAGATAGGTGCATTTATTATTCTTCGTCATCTTTTAATGTAGGTTTTATTTCTTGTAGAACATCCATGTCATCTGGGCGCTCCTGTTTCAGTCGTTTTAATTCAAAATATTTATCGACTGCATCACGCACGATTTCGTTATTCGCGTAAGTATACTTACCTGTAGAAATATGTGGAATTAATACCGCATAGGCTATTTCAGGTTTATCATAAGGTGCGAAACCAACATGCGCAAGGCTTACTGTGGATTGACCTGTCTTCGTTTCTGCATCATAACCATAGGTTTCTGATGTACCAGTTTTACCTGCCCCATCATAAGGTTTTCCTGCAAATAATCCTCGTGCAGTTCCCCTATCTCCATAATATGTATAATACATACCACGTTTCACCTGTTCAATTTCTCTCTCTGTATTCGCAATGCGGTTCAGTACACGCACCTCAGATTGCTGAACAAGTGGACCTAGCGTCTTACCATCCGGCGAAGGTTCCCGAATTTCTTTTAGTACATGTGGGGCAATTCGATAACCGCCATTTGCAATGGTCGCCACATATTGTGCAAGCTGAAGCGGACTATATGTGTCATATTGTCCAATTGCCAAGTTTAAAAGGCCTCCTGGCTCATTGGCGCCTGGTTTTCCGCCAACCTCTCCAGGTAAATCGATACCAGTAGTCGTACCGAGGCCGAGAGCACTATAGGAGGAGCGCATCTTTTCAAATGCATCAAGATTGACACGTAGCGGGCTATTATACCCACCATAGCTTGAATCACCGATCGCCAAAGCAATTTTAAACATATAGATGTTTGAAGATCGGCCTATTGCTTCAATATCATTCATCGGTATTCTATTGAAAAATGACCTATTAAAAATAGACCTTTTTGTTCCACCTGGCCCTCTAAACTGCAATGCCTCATCTATTTTAGTTTCCCCTACCGTGGCACCACCATGTTCATATCCCGCGAGCAAAGTAGCCATCTTGACGGTAGAACCAATTTCGTATCTCGTTGTAAATGTACCAAACGAGTAATCTCTAATTTCAAAACGCCCGGTTTCTGAGTTGCGGACGACTTGTTTCCCGACAAGTGATAGGACTTCTCCATTATTCGGATCGAGCATCACGAGAAATGCACGGTCTAAATAACGGCTATTCGGTCCGCTTTTCAGCTGCAATAATTTTTCGCTCACAATTTTTTCCAATTCGACTTGTAGTTCAGTATCCAATGTTAAAACAAGATCTTTTCCAGGCATACCTTCTCGCACTGTTTTAATTTCAATGATTTTCCCAGTCCGATCTTTTATGTTTTTAACAACTGTCTTTTGACCTTGAAGTAACTCTTCATAATAATTTTCAAAAAAGCTTCTACCTACTCTGTCATTTCGTGAGTAATCTCGAGCCAAGTAATAATGCAAATGTGACTTAGGAATCCCCTCATTTGGATTTGTTGTGGTCCCTAAAATCGTGTTTGTTGATTTACGAACTCTTTCCCAGTCAGTTGTTGTGTTCACGCCTGGAAAGTCACTCAGTCGTTCAGAGACCATTGCGAATTCTTCTGGCGTTACGTCACCACTCTTTATTACTTGCGGCGAAAATGCATAACCGGACATCATTTCACGATAAATGGCCAGCACCTCAAGATCTTCTTTAGAGAATGAGTTCAACTCTTCATCAGTTATACGTTCTCTTGTAAGTCTTGTTACTGCTCTTTGTTGTTCTGTTTTTGTTAATGAACGATCACTTAATATTTCTCTTCTTTCTTCGGCTGTTACTTTATTAAATGCCTCGTCACTATTTTTCAATATCCAAAAATCTCTTTTATCCCCTAAAGTGATTCGATTTGTATCTTTTTCGATAAGTTGTGCAAGTTCCTCTGCAATCTCCAACATCTCTTTTGATGTGGTCGTTGACATTTTCGTATATGTAATGGCATTTTTAGGGAGATTATCGACTAATATTCGGCCTTCACGATCAAATATTCGGCCTCGTGGCACACTCGTGTTGACAGCAATCTCTTCAGTTCGTTCCAAAGCTCGTACATAATCTTGACTTTTCACAATTTGTAAATAACCTAATCGAAATATAAGCAATGAAAAAAGTATGAATATCGAAAAGAAGAGGAAGTTCATCCGGAAAGAAATATTTTTCCTTAACCGAACTTTAGGCCGTTCCGTTCTTCTAGTTTGTTTTTTCAATCATACCTAACCTCCTTTTCAATTCATCCCTTTTGAATTATACCACCCTATAAAAGAAAAGCACATACCTAGACGTTATAGGTATGTGCTTTGTTTCATTTTCATGAACTTTTTATTTTATTTTCCGTAACGGTTCGCAACTTCGTCCCAGTTTACAACATTCCAGAATGCTGAAATGTAGTCTGGACGACGGTTTTGATAGTTTAAGTAGTATGCGTGCTCCCATACGTCAAGTCCAAGTAGTGGTGTTTTTCCTTCCATTAATGGGGAATCTTGGTTAGGAGTAGACATTACTTCAAGCTCTCCGTTATTAAGTACAAGCCATGCCCAACCTGAACCGAAGCGAGTTGCACCTGCTTTCGCAAACTCTTCTTTAAACTGGTCAAAGCTACCGAATTTTTTATCGATTGCTTCAGCTAGCGCGCCAGATGGTTGTCCACCACCGTTTGGAGAGAGTAGTTCCCAGAATAGTGCGTGGTTTGCGTGTCCACCACCGTTATTGCGTACTGCAGTTCTGATATCTTCTGGAATTGCGTCCATATCCGAAATGAGTTCTTCGATTGATTTGTCTGCTAGTTCAGCATGTCCATCAAGTGCGTTATTTAAATTCGTTACATACGCGTTGTGATGTTTCGTGTGATGAATATTCATTGTTTCCTTGTCAAAATGTGGTTCTAGTGCATCGTATGCATAAGGTAGTTCTGGTAATTTGTAAGCCATTTCTTCCATTCCTCCTCAAAAGATGTATATATTTCCTACATCTATTACATTAGCAAACCTGAGAAAAACGTTCAAATAAAATGGACTATTGTAACGTTCTTTATTTCATCACCTTCATAATAATAAAGAATTCAGTATTAAAATTTGTTTCGCGATTTCTTTTACACAAAGGAACTAGCATCCTACATGTATGAATACAAATATAAGTGCCTTGCAGAGATGTTCCTACAAGGCGCTTCCACCATCAACAAATTCTTTCAAAACTCTCTGTCCCGCATTTATTCGGAACCCTTTTTAACGATTTCGCTGACCGCAGCAATTTTTTGGTTTTTGGTGAGCGTTTTTCTGATTCACACTCTCTGAATGGTTTTTATTCTGTTTCGGACGCACTAAATTTGACTGCTCCTGTTTTTCTGGCTCACTTGAAATTTGTTTCCGGTTTCTTATGTCGTCAAATGTCATTTATTCATTACCTCCCTTTTGTTAAATATATTCATTGCGTCGATATAGGTGACGGCAAAGTATTGCTTAGTTACTGATTTTCATCCAGTTACCCGCATAAGAATAAAGCGTCTGATTTCTTATTATTTTGAGTTACTCTATAGCACCGTTAGGCTTTTGCCTGCATAAACTAGTTTGAGTAGAAAATATCATTTAGGAATTTAAAGAAAGGGCTGTACTGTTAAGAAATAGAAATACAATGGTCGGCGAATTTATGGAACCGTTTTATATTTCTAGAGAAAAGGATGTAAACCATGACCTCTATTAACTGGATTGATTTTTTCATTCTTACATTTGCATCTTTCCGAATCACGCACTTCATCGTTTTTGATGAAATTACAGCCTTTATTCGAAGGCCTTTTATGTCAGAAGTTTTTAAAGAAGATCCATCAGGTAACACGGAAAAATATATTGAAATCAAAGGGTCGGGATTACGTTCTTGGATTGGCAAACTTTTGAGTTGCTATTGGTGTACTGGATTTTGGAGTGCTTTAGGTGTTGTACTCGCATATATTTACCTTCCATTTGCCTTCCCAATTCTTTTGGTTTTTGCAGTTGCAGGAGCAGCTGCAATCCTTGAATCCAAAATATAAAAATAGGCACCAATTACATACATATGTTGAATCGTGTAAGTAATTGGTGCCTTTAAATATTGGCTAGGTTGGTATTTGTATTTGATCTATTTAACAAACAGAATCATTACTAAAATCATTACTATCATTAAAAATCCTTTTGTGACAATAGAGGTTAAGAAACCGACCAAGGAACCGATTCCTATTTTAATGGCGAGCTTAAATTCAGTACGATTAACAATCATTTCTGCAAGAACTGCCCCTAAAAAGGGACCGAGTATAATACCTGCAACTGGGATAACAAAAGGACCGGCTAATAACCCAATCGTACTTCCCCACATCCCCGCCTTTGAGCCTCCGAATTTCTTCACGCCAACAAGGTTAGAAAGCGTATCTGCCACAAATAATAAGATGAGAAATAAGATTTGTATGAGCCAAAACAACCAAGTAAGATTTTCAAAAGATACGATTACCCCGTAAAGTAGAAAACCACCTACCATAAAAAGGGCTGATGGAATAATCGGATAGACAAGCCCTAAAAAAGCTATGATAAAACAAATTATCGCAACAATCCAGCCGACTATCTCCATCTAGCGCCCCTCTTTCTTTACGTAATTAACCACGCTTTCCAAGCACAGCTTCAGCAATATTTACCGCATGGTCACCGATACGCTCTAAGTTTGAAACAATGTCAACGAAAACCATCCCACCTTGAGCTGTACAGCTTCCTTCATTTAATCGAATAATATGTTTTTTCCTAAATGTCCGTTCCATTTTATCGATTAAGTCTTCTTGCTTCGTCACCGCTCTTGCAAGCGCCATATCATTTTTGTCCAGTGAATCGATTGCTTTTTGAACTGTTTCAGTTGTTAAAGTAAACATATTAGATAAATCTTCAACGGCATCTTCAGTTAATTCGACACGATTGACATCTCGGTAATCCAATAGCTCAATAATGTTTTCAAAATGGTCTCCAATTCTTTCGATGTCTCTGACCGTTTCCATTAATGTCATATGTCTTGCTGATTCAAGTGGTGAAATATTTACCGAAGAAATTTCAACTAAATAATCTGTAATTCGGCGATCTAAATTGTTAATCGCATCTTCTAATTGATAAGCTGTTTCTGCATGTTTTTTATTTCCAGTCCTTAAATACTTATACGTTTCTCCTAATCCTTGGATACTAAAATCGCCCATGCGAATAATTTCTTCTTTCGCTTGTCCAATCGCAACCGACGGAGATTGTTGGATGAAGTGATAATCCAAATGTTTTGGCTTATATTCAATCGTAACATCCTCGCCTGGGATAAGTTTTGTAACAAGAAATGCCCAAGCACCAATTAAAGGAAATTGGATAATCGTATTTGCAACGTTAAAAGAACCGTGCGCAAATGCAATTTGCATTTTATTTTCAAGTGCTAATATAGAAGCAATCCATTCAACGTATGCGGTAAAAGGGACTAATAATATTAAAAAGATAACCGAACCGATAACGTTAAACAAAACATGCGTAGCTGCAGCACGTCTTGCGGCAACTGACGCTCCAATTGATGCTAAAACTGCAGTAATTGTCGTTCCGATATTGTCACCAAATAAAATTGGTAAAGCTGCCTTTAAGTCAACAAGATTTTCCGCATAAAGACCTTGCAAAATTCCAACAGTTGCACTTGAACTTTGTACGATTAAAGTAAAAATGGTACCAACGACTACACCAAGTATCGGATGGTCACTCATGGAGACCGTTAAGTCGCTAAATGATTGTAGTTCACGAAGTGGTTTCATCCCGCCACTCATCAGCTCAAGACCGAGGAATAATCCACCAAAGCCAAAGACTACGTCACCAAAATTTTTATAGGCATTTTTCTTGAAAAAGAAAATTAAAAATGCACCAACAGCCATTATTGGCAAGGCATACGCCCCAACATCAAACCCAATAATGAACGCTGTTACCGTCGTTCCGATGTTGGCGCCCATAATAACGCCAATGGCTTGACGCAACTTCATAAAACCGGCACTTACAAGTCCGACTGTTATTACTGTCGTTCCTGAACTTGATTGAAT
This window of the Sporosarcina ureilytica genome carries:
- a CDS encoding peptidoglycan D,D-transpeptidase FtsI family protein, with translation MNFLFFSIFILFSLLIFRLGYLQIVKSQDYVRALERTEEIAVNTSVPRGRIFDREGRILVDNLPKNAITYTKMSTTTSKEMLEIAEELAQLIEKDTNRITLGDKRDFWILKNSDEAFNKVTAEERREILSDRSLTKTEQQRAVTRLTRERITDEELNSFSKEDLEVLAIYREMMSGYAFSPQVIKSGDVTPEEFAMVSERLSDFPGVNTTTDWERVRKSTNTILGTTTNPNEGIPKSHLHYYLARDYSRNDRVGRSFFENYYEELLQGQKTVVKNIKDRTGKIIEIKTVREGMPGKDLVLTLDTELQVELEKIVSEKLLQLKSGPNSRYLDRAFLVMLDPNNGEVLSLVGKQVVRNSETGRFEIRDYSFGTFTTRYEIGSTVKMATLLAGYEHGGATVGETKIDEALQFRGPGGTKRSIFNRSFFNRIPMNDIEAIGRSSNIYMFKIALAIGDSSYGGYNSPLRVNLDAFEKMRSSYSALGLGTTTGIDLPGEVGGKPGANEPGGLLNLAIGQYDTYSPLQLAQYVATIANGGYRIAPHVLKEIREPSPDGKTLGPLVQQSEVRVLNRIANTEREIEQVKRGMYYTYYGDRGTARGLFAGKPYDGAGKTGTSETYGYDAETKTGQSTVSLAHVGFAPYDKPEIAYAVLIPHISTGKYTYANNEIVRDAVDKYFELKRLKQERPDDMDVLQEIKPTLKDDEE
- a CDS encoding superoxide dismutase: MAYKLPELPYAYDALEPHFDKETMNIHHTKHHNAYVTNLNNALDGHAELADKSIEELISDMDAIPEDIRTAVRNNGGGHANHALFWELLSPNGGGQPSGALAEAIDKKFGSFDQFKEEFAKAGATRFGSGWAWLVLNNGELEVMSTPNQDSPLMEGKTPLLGLDVWEHAYYLNYQNRRPDYISAFWNVVNWDEVANRYGK
- a CDS encoding DUF1360 domain-containing protein, which codes for MTSINWIDFFILTFASFRITHFIVFDEITAFIRRPFMSEVFKEDPSGNTEKYIEIKGSGLRSWIGKLLSCYWCTGFWSALGVVLAYIYLPFAFPILLVFAVAGAAAILESKI
- a CDS encoding DUF456 domain-containing protein translates to MEIVGWIVAIICFIIAFLGLVYPIIPSALFMVGGFLLYGVIVSFENLTWLFWLIQILFLILLFVADTLSNLVGVKKFGGSKAGMWGSTIGLLAGPFVIPVAGIILGPFLGAVLAEMIVNRTEFKLAIKIGIGSLVGFLTSIVTKGFLMIVMILVMILFVK
- a CDS encoding Na/Pi cotransporter family protein, translating into MELNWQEMIFQFLGGLGIFLFAIKYMGDGLQRAAGDRLRDILDKFTTNPFMGVLVGIIVTVLIQSSSGTTVITVGLVSAGFMKLRQAIGVIMGANIGTTVTAFIIGFDVGAYALPIMAVGAFLIFFFKKNAYKNFGDVVFGFGGLFLGLELMSGGMKPLRELQSFSDLTVSMSDHPILGVVVGTIFTLIVQSSSATVGILQGLYAENLVDLKAALPILFGDNIGTTITAVLASIGASVAARRAAATHVLFNVIGSVIFLILLVPFTAYVEWIASILALENKMQIAFAHGSFNVANTIIQFPLIGAWAFLVTKLIPGEDVTIEYKPKHLDYHFIQQSPSVAIGQAKEEIIRMGDFSIQGLGETYKYLRTGNKKHAETAYQLEDAINNLDRRITDYLVEISSVNISPLESARHMTLMETVRDIERIGDHFENIIELLDYRDVNRVELTEDAVEDLSNMFTLTTETVQKAIDSLDKNDMALARAVTKQEDLIDKMERTFRKKHIIRLNEGSCTAQGGMVFVDIVSNLERIGDHAVNIAEAVLGKRG